In one Candidatus Nanopelagicales bacterium genomic region, the following are encoded:
- the ruvA gene encoding Holliday junction branch migration protein RuvA, giving the protein MIEYVRGTVDRRAEDHVVIDVGGIGIRVQAAPATVAALSAGTPCQVPTSLVVREDSWTLYGFTDLDEREVFDLVQTVSGIGPRTAQALVATLSTDGLRRAVQQQDERQIMTVPGIGRKGAQRILLELGDRLGPPSTGAGSDPAPTGTPQWNGDVVSGLMGLGWSQREAETAVAAVSGEVAEDADVAQVLKAALRELKRT; this is encoded by the coding sequence ATGATCGAGTACGTCCGCGGCACCGTCGACCGTCGCGCCGAAGACCACGTCGTGATCGATGTCGGCGGCATCGGCATCCGCGTGCAGGCCGCGCCCGCCACGGTTGCCGCGCTCAGTGCCGGCACCCCCTGCCAGGTGCCCACCAGCCTCGTCGTCCGCGAGGACTCGTGGACTCTGTACGGATTCACCGATCTCGACGAGCGAGAAGTCTTCGACTTGGTCCAGACGGTCTCCGGAATCGGCCCTCGAACCGCCCAGGCATTGGTGGCCACACTGTCCACCGACGGACTTCGTCGCGCGGTCCAGCAACAAGACGAGCGACAGATCATGACCGTGCCTGGGATCGGACGCAAGGGTGCCCAGCGGATCCTGCTCGAGTTGGGCGATCGTCTGGGGCCGCCAAGCACCGGCGCTGGCTCCGACCCGGCTCCGACGGGTACCCCCCAGTGGAACGGAGATGTGGTCAGTGGCCTCATGGGCCTCGGTTGGTCCCAGCGCGAGGCTGAGACAGCAGTCGCGGCCGTCTCCGGAGAAGTCGCTGAGGATGCCGATGTCGCTCAGGTGCTCAAGGCAGCCCTGCGGGAGTTGAAGCGCACATGA
- the ruvB gene encoding Holliday junction branch migration DNA helicase RuvB — MTTPNAHDGPAAPSAPATPAAPSAPVAPDGDRLVDPVREPGEAALDSALRPQSLAEFVGQPRVRDQLDLVLTAARGRSRVPDHVLLSGPPGLGKTTLAAIIATELGVPFRITSGPALQHAGDLAALLTSLQPGEVLFLDEIHRTSRAAQELLYIAMEDFRVDIIVGKGPGATAIPLDLEPFTLVGATTRAGLLPGPLRDRFGFTAHLDFYDQTDLSTILTRSAALLGVSADTDGIAEIAGRSRGTPRVANRLLRRVRDYAQVHGNGTVDRATAHAALDLYEVDALGLDRLDRSVLDALVLRFGGGPVGLNTLAVAVGEESETVETVAEPFLLRLGFITRGPRGREATAAGWRHLGATPPVPAPAQLALSADLDSGAADGG, encoded by the coding sequence ATGACTACCCCCAACGCTCACGATGGCCCCGCCGCTCCCTCCGCCCCCGCCACTCCCGCCGCTCCCTCCGCCCCCGTCGCCCCCGACGGGGATCGACTCGTCGACCCCGTCCGCGAACCGGGTGAGGCAGCACTGGACTCCGCCCTGAGGCCGCAGTCGCTGGCGGAGTTCGTCGGGCAGCCTCGAGTGCGCGACCAGCTCGACTTGGTGCTGACCGCGGCCCGCGGACGTTCCCGAGTGCCCGATCACGTTCTGCTGTCGGGTCCTCCCGGCCTCGGCAAGACCACGCTGGCCGCCATCATCGCCACCGAACTCGGAGTGCCGTTCCGCATCACCAGTGGGCCCGCGTTGCAGCACGCCGGCGACCTCGCCGCTCTGCTCACCAGCCTGCAGCCGGGTGAGGTCCTGTTCCTCGACGAGATCCACCGCACGTCGCGGGCGGCGCAGGAACTCCTCTACATCGCCATGGAGGATTTCCGTGTCGACATCATCGTCGGCAAGGGTCCCGGGGCGACAGCCATCCCGCTTGACCTGGAACCGTTCACCCTGGTCGGCGCCACAACGCGCGCTGGGCTGCTGCCCGGCCCGTTGCGTGACCGCTTCGGGTTCACCGCCCACCTGGACTTCTACGACCAGACCGACCTCAGCACCATCCTGACCCGATCGGCGGCGCTCTTGGGCGTGAGCGCCGACACCGACGGCATCGCCGAGATAGCCGGCCGCAGCCGAGGCACCCCACGCGTGGCCAATCGACTGCTGCGGCGGGTGCGCGATTATGCGCAGGTGCACGGCAACGGCACGGTCGATCGAGCGACGGCGCACGCGGCCTTGGACCTCTACGAGGTTGATGCACTCGGCCTCGACCGGCTCGACCGATCCGTACTGGATGCCCTGGTGCTCCGATTCGGCGGCGGACCAGTCGGGCTCAACACGTTGGCGGTGGCTGTCGGGGAAGAGAGCGAGACGGTCGAAACTGTGGCCGAACCGTTCCTCCTCCGGCTGGGATTCATCACGCGAGGCCCACGCGGACGAGAGGCCACTGCAGCAGGGTGGCGCCATCTGGGAGCCACGCCCCCGGTGCCCGCGCCAGCGCAACTCGCGCTTTCCGCCGACCTGGACAGCGGCGCCGCCGACGGCGGGTAA
- the secD gene encoding protein translocase subunit SecD, which translates to MAAPTGYRPWRILGLLAVLLISLTVWAFWPGQAHTPQLGLDLRGGTQVILDPQPITEGATITEEQLQQSVEIIRQRVNGIGVAEADVSIQGSGNDAVLVVSVPGVTQDRIVELVGRTALLNFRPVNNILNPAPVDPNAQNDGSGQNNSQNQDQTQGKNKDKQTSSNNQTDTASGNAEVPQGEGQQIVQADSDDAKFQQELLALDCTLPENQGGGAADDPAKWLGTCANDGSAKYSLEPAFIKGTDIASAQAQLPQQGAGGWVVTLDFNGEGASKLAEISKKLSAQPPPTNQFAIVLDGVVVSAPSFREPILGGQAQIEGNFTAEEANDLANVLKFGALPVTLEQQSVESVSPTLGNDQLRAGILAGAMGLILVGLYLILYYRVLGVVAVLSLVIAAWVTYCLFVVLGNTIGFTLTLAGIAGAIVSIGITADSFIVYFERLRDEIRDGKSLRRAADDGWIRARRTLLAADFVSILAAIVLYFLSVGNVRGFAFALGMTTVVDVIISFWFTRPVAHLMANTKWMQKGGAFTGVSPKRLGVESLQGVRREPTRRKKAKPKVTTGVSGSGPDDGAVI; encoded by the coding sequence GTGGCCGCACCAACCGGATACCGCCCTTGGCGGATCCTGGGTCTGCTCGCCGTCCTGTTGATCTCTCTCACGGTGTGGGCCTTCTGGCCCGGACAGGCTCACACGCCGCAACTCGGGCTCGACTTGCGCGGCGGCACCCAGGTCATCCTCGACCCGCAGCCGATCACCGAAGGCGCCACGATCACCGAGGAACAGTTGCAGCAGTCGGTCGAGATCATCCGGCAGCGCGTCAACGGCATCGGCGTCGCCGAGGCAGACGTGTCCATTCAGGGTTCGGGCAACGACGCCGTCCTGGTCGTGTCCGTGCCGGGGGTCACGCAGGACCGCATTGTCGAACTCGTCGGCCGCACCGCGTTGCTGAACTTCCGACCCGTCAACAACATCCTCAACCCTGCCCCCGTCGACCCGAACGCCCAGAACGACGGCTCGGGTCAGAACAACAGCCAGAACCAGGACCAGACCCAGGGCAAGAACAAAGACAAGCAGACCAGCTCTAACAATCAGACCGACACGGCCAGCGGCAACGCAGAGGTGCCGCAGGGCGAAGGTCAGCAGATAGTGCAGGCCGACAGCGACGACGCCAAGTTCCAGCAGGAGTTACTGGCCCTCGACTGCACCCTGCCCGAGAACCAGGGCGGGGGCGCCGCCGATGACCCGGCCAAGTGGCTCGGCACCTGCGCCAACGACGGCAGTGCCAAGTACTCGCTCGAACCCGCGTTCATCAAGGGCACCGACATCGCCTCGGCGCAGGCCCAGTTGCCGCAGCAGGGCGCCGGCGGCTGGGTCGTCACCTTGGACTTCAACGGCGAGGGAGCCAGCAAGCTCGCCGAAATCTCCAAGAAACTCTCGGCACAGCCACCGCCCACCAATCAGTTCGCGATCGTCCTCGACGGTGTCGTCGTCTCCGCACCGTCATTCCGGGAACCGATCCTGGGGGGCCAGGCCCAGATCGAGGGCAACTTCACCGCCGAGGAAGCCAACGACCTCGCCAACGTGCTGAAGTTCGGCGCCTTGCCGGTCACGTTGGAGCAGCAGTCGGTCGAAAGTGTGTCCCCGACGCTCGGCAACGATCAGCTGCGCGCGGGCATCCTGGCAGGCGCCATGGGCCTGATCCTGGTCGGTCTGTACCTGATCCTGTACTACCGGGTCCTGGGTGTGGTGGCGGTGCTCAGCCTCGTCATCGCCGCGTGGGTGACGTACTGCCTGTTCGTCGTCCTCGGCAACACCATCGGATTCACCCTGACACTGGCCGGCATCGCCGGCGCCATTGTGTCCATCGGCATCACGGCTGACTCGTTCATCGTCTACTTCGAACGTCTGCGCGACGAGATCCGCGACGGCAAGTCCCTGCGTCGGGCCGCTGACGACGGTTGGATCCGGGCGCGGCGCACCCTGCTCGCCGCGGACTTCGTATCGATTCTCGCCGCGATCGTCCTGTACTTCCTGAGCGTCGGCAACGTGCGTGGTTTCGCGTTCGCACTGGGCATGACCACGGTCGTCGACGTCATCATCTCGTTCTGGTTCACCCGCCCCGTGGCACATCTGATGGCCAACACGAAGTGGATGCAGAAGGGCGGCGCCTTCACGGGTGTTTCGCCGAAACGCCTGGGCGTCGAGTCGCTGCAGGGGGTCCGGCGAGAACCCACCCGCCGCAAGAAGGCCAAACCCAAAGTCACGACCGGGGTCAGTGGCAGCGGTCCCGATGATGGAGCGGTGATCTGA
- the secF gene encoding protein translocase subunit SecF, with the protein MSKIRDVAHNLYGGQVSYDFVGKTKVWYLISGIILAVTIGSLIFRGLNLGIEFKGGAEFQIPASQCTVEQVRTTVNTDLGGSAIVTQLGDGSLRVQTETVSNEQGNTLTQALGQECGVAANDIKIQVVGPTWGSEVSKKALQGLVVFLILVSIFLAIYFEWRMAVAALVALAHDLIITIGVYSILGFEVTPATAIGLLTILGYSLYDTVVVFDKVKENTQGILGQSRLTYSEAANLAINQTLIRSINTSIVALLPVAAILFVGAGLLGAGTLKDLALALFVGMAAGTYSSIFVATPFLVQLKNREPEVQALERRVLSRRRKSDDAQEALEEAAVGGGAKGVSRTITESGVRQQPKRQSRSKRRQ; encoded by the coding sequence ATGTCCAAGATTCGCGACGTCGCCCACAACCTCTACGGGGGCCAGGTCTCCTACGACTTCGTCGGCAAGACGAAGGTCTGGTATCTCATCTCCGGCATCATCCTGGCCGTCACCATCGGTTCGTTGATCTTCCGCGGGCTCAACCTGGGCATCGAGTTCAAGGGCGGCGCCGAGTTTCAGATCCCCGCCTCGCAGTGCACGGTCGAGCAGGTCCGCACCACCGTCAACACCGATCTCGGTGGCTCCGCCATCGTCACCCAGTTGGGCGACGGAAGTCTGCGCGTCCAGACCGAGACCGTGTCGAACGAACAGGGCAATACCCTCACCCAGGCGCTGGGCCAGGAGTGCGGCGTCGCCGCCAATGACATCAAGATCCAAGTCGTCGGCCCGACGTGGGGCTCCGAAGTCAGCAAGAAAGCCTTGCAAGGCCTCGTCGTCTTCCTGATCCTGGTCAGCATCTTCTTGGCCATCTACTTCGAGTGGCGCATGGCGGTCGCCGCCTTGGTGGCGCTGGCCCACGACCTCATCATCACGATCGGCGTGTACTCGATCCTCGGCTTCGAGGTCACCCCGGCGACAGCCATCGGTCTGCTCACGATCCTCGGTTACTCGCTCTACGACACCGTCGTGGTGTTCGACAAGGTCAAGGAGAACACCCAGGGCATCCTCGGCCAGAGCCGCCTGACCTACTCCGAGGCCGCCAACCTGGCCATCAACCAGACCCTGATCCGATCCATCAACACGTCCATCGTGGCGCTGCTACCGGTGGCTGCCATCCTGTTCGTGGGCGCCGGCCTGCTCGGGGCGGGGACGTTGAAGGACCTCGCCCTGGCGCTGTTCGTCGGCATGGCAGCCGGCACCTACTCGTCGATCTTCGTCGCCACACCCTTCCTGGTTCAACTCAAGAACCGAGAACCCGAAGTGCAGGCTCTTGAGCGCCGCGTACTGTCGCGGCGCCGCAAGTCCGACGATGCGCAGGAGGCGCTTGAGGAGGCAGCGGTGGGGGGTGGCGCCAAAGGTGTGTCGCGCACCATCACGGAGTCAGGCGTGCGACAGCAGCCCAAACGTCAGAGCCGCTCCAAACGGCGCCAGTGA
- a CDS encoding bifunctional (p)ppGpp synthetase/guanosine-3',5'-bis(diphosphate) 3'-pyrophosphohydrolase, translating to MSEETSTGTTPPTSPSTTGFGPVASVQAATEQVTRLRDRLARITVGARSGYPELEPLFRTVKQYHPRTDLRLLERAYETARLLHKDQLRRSGEPYITHPLAVATILAELGMTGPTLAAALLHDTVEDTEYSLEKLTADFGDEVGRLVDGVTKLDRVTYGQASAAETVRKMVVAMARDIRVLVIKLADRLHNMRTIGWLPTVKQRRKASETLEIYAPLAHRLGMNTIKWELEDLSFAALQPKVYEEIVHLVTQRAPARDQHLNKVIEELNSDLRQAKLRTVVTGRPKHYYSIYQKMVVRGRDFNDIYDLVGVRILVDNVRDCYAALGVVHARWSPVPGRFKDYIAMPKYNMYQSLHTTVIGPEGKPVELQIRTQQMHRAAEFGVAAHWRYKNGAVGDKSGPDDLAWVRQLLEWQRETEDPDEFMDSLRYDLNSTEVFVFTPQGDIIALPAGATPVDFAYSVHTEVGHRCVGARVNGRLVPLESKLSNGDTVEIFTSKDENSGPSQDWLQFVKSPRARTKIKAWFSKERREEAIERGKDRLNKTVRKRGLPLKKLLSAESLGSVATDLRLADVQRLVRRDRREPNVRGISGRTARRPQWRRRGRHRGSTRRAPGPQEAHRRPRHRRPGTTGRVGQARPLLHSGARRRHHGVRHPRLGCLSAPQGLHQRRPTRPAGEPHRRRRMGPEPVERVPGQHPGRGVGPRRPAVRCHPRSERPSRQHPERVSGDQQGPHRDQSVLVRDGRTPTPGRSAARRARGRRSVRRLPRVNQPSVLSPPQEDEYSASADSAAANNARLDSSDFSASAILRASPDSWAVASCFSSFATDAWNDSTVRSARSRAAGSVRRQWSFSASRSFDSTARSRRSSPAFSLRGT from the coding sequence ATGTCCGAGGAGACCTCGACCGGCACAACACCGCCCACCAGCCCGTCGACGACCGGTTTCGGCCCGGTGGCGTCAGTTCAGGCAGCCACCGAGCAGGTCACCCGGCTCCGCGACCGACTCGCCCGGATCACCGTGGGCGCCCGCAGCGGCTACCCGGAACTCGAGCCCTTGTTCCGGACGGTCAAGCAGTACCACCCCCGAACCGATCTGCGGCTGCTCGAACGCGCCTACGAAACCGCGCGCTTGTTGCACAAGGATCAGCTGCGACGGTCCGGGGAGCCGTACATCACCCACCCACTGGCGGTCGCCACCATCCTGGCCGAGCTGGGCATGACCGGCCCCACGTTGGCCGCGGCACTGCTGCACGACACCGTCGAGGACACCGAGTACTCGTTGGAGAAACTCACCGCCGACTTCGGCGACGAGGTCGGACGTCTGGTCGACGGTGTCACCAAACTCGACCGGGTCACCTACGGTCAGGCCTCTGCCGCTGAAACCGTGCGCAAGATGGTCGTCGCCATGGCCCGCGACATCCGCGTCCTGGTGATCAAACTGGCCGACCGTCTGCACAACATGCGCACCATCGGCTGGCTGCCGACGGTCAAACAGCGACGCAAGGCCTCGGAGACCCTGGAGATCTACGCTCCGCTGGCCCATCGCCTGGGCATGAACACGATCAAGTGGGAGCTCGAGGACCTGTCATTCGCGGCGCTCCAGCCCAAGGTCTACGAAGAAATCGTCCACCTGGTCACGCAGCGGGCGCCCGCCCGGGACCAGCATCTCAACAAGGTGATCGAGGAACTCAACAGCGATCTACGGCAGGCGAAACTGCGAACGGTCGTGACCGGGCGACCCAAGCACTACTACTCGATCTACCAGAAGATGGTCGTGCGCGGCCGCGACTTCAACGACATCTATGACCTCGTCGGGGTGCGGATCCTCGTCGACAACGTGCGCGACTGCTACGCCGCGCTGGGCGTCGTCCACGCCCGTTGGAGTCCGGTCCCGGGACGGTTCAAGGACTACATCGCGATGCCGAAGTACAACATGTACCAGTCGCTGCACACCACCGTCATCGGACCCGAGGGCAAGCCCGTCGAACTGCAGATCCGCACCCAGCAGATGCACCGGGCCGCGGAGTTCGGTGTCGCCGCGCACTGGCGCTACAAGAACGGCGCCGTCGGCGACAAGAGCGGCCCGGACGACCTCGCCTGGGTGCGGCAACTACTCGAGTGGCAGCGTGAGACCGAGGACCCCGACGAGTTCATGGACTCACTGCGGTATGACCTCAACTCCACCGAGGTGTTCGTCTTCACCCCGCAGGGCGACATCATCGCGTTGCCCGCCGGGGCCACGCCGGTCGACTTCGCCTACTCCGTGCACACCGAGGTCGGCCATCGTTGTGTGGGTGCGCGCGTCAACGGTCGCCTCGTCCCGCTGGAATCCAAGCTGTCCAACGGCGACACCGTCGAGATCTTCACCAGCAAGGACGAGAACAGCGGCCCCAGCCAGGACTGGCTGCAGTTCGTCAAGAGCCCCCGCGCCAGGACCAAGATCAAGGCCTGGTTCTCCAAGGAGCGCCGCGAGGAGGCCATCGAGCGGGGCAAGGACCGCCTCAACAAGACGGTCCGCAAGCGCGGGCTGCCGCTGAAGAAGCTGCTCAGCGCCGAGTCGCTCGGCAGTGTGGCCACCGACCTGCGGCTCGCCGACGTGCAGCGCCTTGTACGCCGAGATCGGCGAGAGCCGAATGTCCGCGGAATCAGTGGTCGAACGGCTCGTCGCCCTCAGTGGCGGCGTCGAGGACGTCACCGAGGATCAACCCGTCGCGCACCGGGCCCACAAGAAGCCCACCGGCGACCCCGGCATCGTCGTCCAGGGACAACCGGACGTGTGGGTCAAGCTCGCCCGCTGCTGCACTCCGGTGCCCGGCGACGACATCATGGGGTTCGTCACCCGCGGCTCGGGTGTCTCAGTGCACCGCAAGGACTGCATCAACGCCGGCCAACTCGCCCAGCAGGAGAACCGCATCGTCGACGTCGAATGGGCCCCGAACCAGTCGAGCGTGTTCCTGGTCAACATCCAGGTCGAGGCGTTGGACCGCGCCGGCCTGCTGTCCGATGTCACCCGCGCTCTGAGCGACCATCACGTCAACATCCTGAGCGCGTCAGTGGCGACCAACAAGGACCGCATCGCGATCAGTCGGTTCTCGTTCGAGATGGCCGAACCCCAACACCTGGGCGCAGTGCTGCGCGCCGTGCGCGGGGTCGAAGGAGTGTTCGACGCCTACCGCGTGTGAACCAGCCGTCCGTGCTGAGCCCGCCTCAGGAAGACGAGTACTCGGCGAGCGCTGATTCGGCTGCGGCCAACAATGCCCGGCTCGACTCCAGCGACTTCTCGGCGTCGGCGATCTTGCGGGCGTCACCTGACTCCTGGGCGGTCGCGAGTTGTTTCTCCAGCTTCGCCACCGATGCCTGGAACGACTCCACGGTCCGCTCGGCTCGATCACGGGCGGCTGGGTCGGTCCGGCGCCAGTGGTCCTTCTCGGCGTCGCGCAGTTTCGACTCCACGGCCCGCAGTCGGCGCTCGAGTCCGGCCTTCTCGCTGCGGGGGACGTAG
- a CDS encoding MBL fold metallo-hydrolase: MFVTGFPAGPWGTNCFVVAPGRNSECIVIDPGMGSVDPLKEILADNKLRPIAVLLTHGHLDHTWSVVPVADGYGIPAFIHPDDEMMLSDPAQSLGPDMRHMLRQLVPDGELQLEPDDIKLLTDGERLELAGMTVDTDHAPGHTPGSVMYRHAATDDVPPLLFSGDVLFEGSIGRTDLPGGDHSAMLRSLRDVVLPMDDDTVVLPGHGGQTTIGRERATNPFLLEITSEQMLRPPEGGQRPPGGGQRPPGSGQRPSGRGQRPSGRGQRPSGRGPLPPRRGM; this comes from the coding sequence TTGTTCGTCACCGGATTCCCTGCCGGACCGTGGGGCACCAACTGTTTCGTCGTGGCCCCGGGCCGGAACAGCGAGTGCATCGTCATCGACCCCGGGATGGGTTCGGTGGACCCGCTCAAGGAGATTCTCGCCGACAACAAGTTGCGCCCCATCGCTGTCCTGCTCACCCACGGTCACCTCGATCACACCTGGAGCGTGGTGCCGGTGGCGGACGGTTATGGGATTCCCGCGTTCATCCACCCGGATGACGAGATGATGCTCTCCGATCCGGCCCAGTCACTGGGGCCCGACATGCGCCACATGCTCCGCCAATTGGTACCCGACGGTGAGCTCCAGTTGGAGCCGGATGACATCAAGTTGCTCACTGATGGCGAACGGCTGGAGTTGGCGGGCATGACCGTGGACACCGACCACGCCCCAGGGCACACGCCCGGCAGTGTCATGTATCGCCATGCCGCGACTGACGACGTCCCGCCTCTGCTGTTCAGTGGAGACGTGTTGTTCGAAGGCTCGATCGGTCGTACTGACCTTCCGGGTGGCGACCATTCCGCGATGCTGCGCTCGCTGCGCGATGTGGTCCTGCCGATGGACGACGACACCGTCGTTCTCCCGGGTCACGGTGGCCAGACCACCATCGGGCGTGAGCGGGCCACCAACCCCTTCCTGCTGGAGATCACGTCCGAGCAGATGCTGCGTCCCCCAGAGGGAGGGCAGCGTCCCCCAGGGGGCGGACAGCGTCCCCCAGGGAGCGGGCAGCGTCCCTCAGGGAGAGGGCAGCGTCCCTCAGGGAGAGGGCAGCGTCCCTCAGGGAGAGGGCCGCTTCCTCCAAGGAGGGGAATGTGA
- the hisS gene encoding histidine--tRNA ligase, translating to MSNRLQAPKGVPEYVPPQSAEFLAVRQALTRPAELAGYGYIELPVFEDTAVFTRGVGESTDVVSKEMYTFEDRGGRSLSLRPEGTAGVMRSVIEHNLFRGQLPVKVYYAGPFFRAERPQKGRYRQLQQVGVEAIGSDDPRLDAEVVALADRGFRACGLTQYELLLTSLGCASCRPAYRALLTEFLQTLDLDEETRVRAQVNPLRVLDDKRASVQDQLGDAPLMVDHLCEECRSHYDQVRHFLSLMGVTWSEAPRLVRGLDYYTRTTFEFSHPLLGAQSGIGGGGRYDGLMEVLGGPALSGIGFGLGTDRTLLAREAEGLPPLAQPGVDVFVVALGPAAEDAAIPVIEALRDAGVATTSAFGGRGLKGAMKAADRSGARWALIMGDDEVAAGNVQLKDLRDGHQRHVPVADVGTSIVGGRE from the coding sequence GTGAGCAACCGCCTCCAGGCCCCGAAGGGCGTCCCCGAGTACGTGCCGCCTCAGTCCGCCGAGTTCCTGGCCGTGCGGCAGGCGTTGACTCGGCCGGCCGAACTCGCCGGCTACGGCTACATCGAGTTGCCTGTCTTCGAGGACACCGCCGTGTTCACGCGAGGGGTGGGGGAGTCCACCGACGTTGTGAGCAAGGAGATGTACACCTTCGAGGACCGGGGCGGCCGATCGCTCTCGCTGCGTCCGGAAGGTACGGCCGGAGTCATGCGGTCGGTCATCGAACACAACCTCTTCCGCGGTCAACTGCCGGTGAAGGTCTACTACGCCGGGCCGTTCTTCCGCGCGGAACGACCCCAGAAGGGTCGCTACCGACAGCTGCAGCAGGTCGGGGTCGAGGCCATCGGGTCGGATGATCCGCGCCTCGACGCCGAGGTCGTGGCCCTGGCTGATCGCGGATTCCGGGCGTGCGGACTGACCCAGTACGAGCTGCTGTTGACCTCGCTGGGCTGCGCGTCGTGTCGACCGGCCTACCGTGCCTTGCTGACCGAGTTCCTGCAGACGCTGGATCTCGACGAGGAGACCCGCGTGCGCGCCCAGGTCAATCCGCTGCGGGTCCTCGATGACAAGCGTGCATCGGTGCAAGACCAGTTGGGCGACGCGCCGCTGATGGTCGACCACCTGTGTGAGGAGTGTCGGTCCCACTACGACCAGGTCCGGCATTTTCTGTCGCTCATGGGCGTGACATGGTCCGAGGCGCCGCGCCTGGTCCGCGGTCTCGACTACTACACCCGGACCACCTTCGAGTTCTCGCATCCGCTGCTCGGGGCGCAGTCCGGCATCGGCGGTGGTGGCCGATACGACGGACTCATGGAGGTGCTCGGTGGGCCTGCCCTGTCCGGAATTGGCTTCGGACTGGGCACCGATCGCACGCTCCTCGCCCGCGAGGCCGAAGGCTTGCCCCCCTTGGCGCAGCCTGGGGTCGACGTATTCGTGGTGGCTCTCGGCCCGGCCGCGGAAGACGCCGCGATCCCGGTGATCGAGGCGCTGCGCGACGCTGGGGTGGCCACCACGAGTGCCTTCGGCGGGCGAGGTCTCAAAGGAGCCATGAAGGCCGCGGACCGCAGCGGAGCCCGCTGGGCGCTGATCATGGGCGACGACGAGGTCGCGGCAGGAAACGTCCAACTCAAGGACCTGCGTGATGGTCACCAGCGTCATGTTCCCGTCGCCGATGTCGGGACCAGCATTGTCGGCGGCCGGGAGTGA